In the genome of Raphanus sativus cultivar WK10039 chromosome 4, ASM80110v3, whole genome shotgun sequence, one region contains:
- the LOC108837087 gene encoding LOW QUALITY PROTEIN: conserved oligomeric Golgi complex subunit 2 (The sequence of the model RefSeq protein was modified relative to this genomic sequence to represent the inferred CDS: inserted 1 base in 1 codon) — translation MACLGLYYLALCNTSILDSDPPFRETQSMLLERIASEMNRLKFYMAHAQNLPFVENMEKRIQSASVLLDASLGHCFIDGLNNSDTSVLYNCLRAYAAIDNTTNAEEIFRTTIVAPFIHKTITHETSADATGSSDELENDYKLIKHFIAKDCKMLLEISSTEKSGLHVFNFLANSILKEVLSAIQKVKPGAFSPGRPTEFLKNYKASLDFLAYLEGYCPSRSAVTKFRTEAVCIEFMKQWNVGVYFSLRFQEIAGALDSAXTSSSLVFIQDSDLDKRSFPNIMLRQSATLLESLCSCWKEDVLVFSAADKFLRLTLQLLSRYCIWVSSALHTRKDNASPSPGCDWAVTASAEDFLYVIHDVNYLVSEVCGDYLEQISQYISSCSTEVRDVVRMSMLQGGDKLKEVLPLLTNTIIEIIVDKSLEDSRQVKGITATYRLTNKPPPVRHSPYVVGILRHVKAFLEGEKATRYLTQETREELLLRTVTEITRRYYELADEVVSVARRTESSLQQFRRKAQKRAGAASGVSDDNVSETDKMCMQLFLDTQEYGRNISALGLKPADIPVYCSLWQCVAPADRQNTISV, via the exons ATGGCATGCTT gggattATATTACCTTGCTTTATGTAATACCAG tatactagattctgatccgccctTTAGAGAAACGCAAAGCATGCTTTTGGAAAGAATAGCTAGTGAAATGAATCGGCTCAAGTTCTATATGGCTCATGCACAG AACCTGCCTTTTGTAGAGAACATGGAGAAGAGGATTCAGAGCGCTAGTGTGTTATTGGATGCTAGCCTAGGTCATTGCTTCATTGACGGGCTAAACAACAGCGACACGAGCGTCCTTTACAACTGCCTGCGTGCATATGCTGCCATTGATAACACCACGAATGCAGAAGAAATTTTTCGTACAACGATTGTGGCTCcatttatacataaaactatTACACATGAAACATCAGCAGATGCTACTGGAAGTTCAGATGAACTTGAAAACGATTACAAACTTATCAAGCATTTTATTGCGAAAGACTGTAAGATGCTGCTTGAAATATCTTCAACCG AGAAATCGGGTTTACACGTCTTCAATTTCCTGGCGAATTCGATTCTGAAAGAAGTTCTTTCGGCAATCCAGAAAGTCAAACCAGGAGCCTTTTCTCCTGGAAGGCCTACTGAGTTCTTGAAAAATTACAAGGCAAGCTTGGATTTCTTGGCATATCTTGAAG GTTACTGTCCGTCAAGGTCCGCTGTCACCAAGTTTCGAACTGAAGCAGTATGTATTGAATTCATGAAGCAATGGAATGTGGGAGTATACTTTTCACTAAG gTTTCAAGAGATAGCTGGAGCCTTGGATTCTG ctacttcttcttctctggttTTCATTCAGGATTCTGATTTAGATAAACGGAGTTTTCCCAACATAATGCTCAGACAGAGCGCTACTCTTTTGGAAAGCTTGTGTTCGTGTTGGAAAGAAGATGTTCTCGTTTTCTCTGCTGCTGATAAATTTCTTCGATTGACTTTGCAGCTTCTTTCGAG GTATTGCATTTGGGTGTCATCTGCGCTGCATACTAGAAAGGATAATGCCAGCCCGAGTCCTGGATGTGACTGGGCAGTTACAGCCTCTGCAGAAGATTTTCTATAT GTTATACATGATGTAAATTATCTAGTCTCAGAAGTTTGTGGCGATTACCTTGAACAAATATCACAGTATATATCTTCATGCTCCACTGAAGTTCGTGATGTGGTAAGGATGAGCATGTTACAGGGTGGAGATAAGTTAAAGGAAGTCCTACCTCTACTTACCAACACAATTATCGAAATCATTGTTGATAAATCTCTTGAG GATTCAAGGCAAGTCAAGGGAATAACAGCAACATATAGGTTGACTAATAAACCACCGCCGGTTAGGCACTCACCATATGTCGTTGGCATATTGCGTCATGTAAAG GCCTTTTTGGAAGGAGAAAAGGCTACACGGTACTTGACGCAGGAAACAAGGGAGGAGTTACTGCTTCGAACTGTCACTGAAATTACAAGACGGTATTACGAATTAGCTGATGAAGTTGTTAGCGTG GCGAGAAGAACAGAGTCATCGCTTCAGCAATTCCGTAGAAAGGCACAGAAAAGAGCAGGGGCAGCATCAGGTGTCTCTGACGACAACGTATCTGAAACAGACAAGATGTGTATGCAGTTATTCCTTGATACTCAG GAATATGGCCGGAACATATCTGCGTTGGGGCTAAAACCGGCAGACATTCCGGTTTATTGTTCGCTCTGGCAATGCGTTGCACCGGCTGATAGGCAAAACACAATCAGTGTCTGA
- the LOC108851572 gene encoding HVA22-like protein d: protein MTKFWTLLTALHTGAGPVVMLVYPLYASVVAMETATKVDDEQWLSYWIIYSFLTLTELILQSLLEWIPIWYSVKLVFVAWLVLPQFHGAAFIYNSLVREQFKKHGVFSHQQSKPTKPKILNSIFPHREGHEAHSH from the exons ATGACCAAGTTCTGGACTTTACTCACTGCTCTTCATACAGGCGCTGG GCCTGTGGTGATGTTAGTATATCCACT GTACGCATCGGTGGTAGCTATGGAGACCGCAACGAAAGTAGACGATGAACAGTGGCTATCCTACTGGATCATATACTCGTTCCTGACGCTCACGGAGCTGATTCTACAATCTCTTCTTGAGTGGATTCCTATTTGGTACTCGGTCAAACTTGTGTTCGTCGCTTGGTTGGTTCTGCCTCAGTTCCATGGAGCTGCTTTCATCTACAACAGTTTGGTGAGAGAACAGTTCAAGAAACACGGCGTCTTCTCTCACCAACAGTCAAAGCCCACCAAACCCAAGATCCTTAACTCCATTTTCCCCCACCGG
- the LOC108853385 gene encoding probable methyltransferase At1g27930 produces MILKEKENRVVIMPPQLHQSPLPILNPLLRSSPPSSPKHQRESKITMPKFAVRKLVPLLIFILSSLYVLRLLRISLKSSSSTSRSLSSTTFRSSFSQRISANASQSALTEKELKLLSDTVTSRSPCNVLVFGVATQYLTLSSINTRGITVFLEDEHSKTKAEVNPNTTRIYSLKNHRMEVKNAYKLLRHARANPACAPNMNSLHQGSSECKLRLKDLPQEVHDTRWDVIVVDGPRGDDLEAPGRMGSIYTAAVLARKGSSNSTTDVFVHDVQRTVEKWLSWEFLCQENQVSAKGNLWKFRIKGRSNASRFCSPETGLIRY; encoded by the coding sequence ATGATattgaaagaaaaagagaatagAGTAGTAATAATGCCTCCACAACTTCATCAATCTCCACTTCCTATTCTCAACCCTCTACTTAGATCCTCACCTCCTTCCTCCCCTAAACACCAGAGAGAATCAAAGATCACCATGCCAAAATTCGCTGTTCGTAAACTCGTACCTCTTCTCATCTTCATTCTTTCAAGCCTCTATGTTCTTCGACTCCTCCGGATCTCTTTAAAGTCTTCATCCTCTACTTCTCGTTCCCTCTCTTCCACCACATTTCGGTCCTCATTCAGTCAGCGGATCAGTGCTAATGCGAGCCAGAGCGCTCTCACCGAAAAGGAACTCAAGCTCTTATCAGACACCGTTACTAGTAGATCACCTTGCAACGTCCTTGTTTTCGGGGTTGCAACTCAATACCTCACGTTATCTTCAATCAACACCAGAGGCATTACAGTCTTTCTGGAAGATGAACATTCAAAGACAAAAGCTGAAGTAAACCCCAACACCACGAGAATCTACAGCTTGAAGAACCATCGCATGGAAGTCAAGAACGCTTACAAACTGCTCCGACATGCCCGAGCTAACCCCGCATGCGCACCTAATATGAATTCTCTACATCAAGGCTCATCGGAATGCAAACTGAGACTGAAGGATTTGCCACAGGAAGTACACGATACCAGATGGGATGTGATAGTTGTTGATGGACCGCGTGGGGATGACTTAGAGGCGCCAGGTAGGATGGGGAGTATATACACTGCAGCTGTGTTAGCAAGAAAAGGAAGCAGTAACTCAACGACAGATGTTTTTGTGCATGATGTGCAAAGGACTGTTGAGAAGTGGCTCTCCTGGGAATTCTTGTGCCAGGAGAATCAGGTTTCAGCTAAAGGAAACTTGTGGAAGTTTCGGATCAAGGGTCGATCAAATGCATCTAGGTTTTGCTCACCAGAAACAGGCCTGATCAGATATTAG
- the LOC130510519 gene encoding outer mitochondrial transmembrane helix translocase-like codes for MITKVPEGDDFLKPCNHQLDRDTETPKVKANLNHLRMDIAFEKEFMKSFSSNVVPPNDIGVNFDDIGALQNVKDELKELVTIPFKRPELSCKRKLTEVCKGILLYGPPGTGKTILAKAVAMEAGAYFINFSMSSIPPKWFGEADKYVKAVFSLASKKAPCVIFVDEVDRLLGQRRENLKGQQATQATLEIKNAFMKHWGLLLKKEKDCVLVLAVTNRPFDLEETVIGQFSHRLLVGLPDVQSRAQILRVILKYKDLDGVACMADGYSGSDLKNLCIKASLRPIMELYEKDKSERDAALAEGKFPPAPYVSSDVRALNMQDFSYSFEEVCSSVSSESVGMTELQQWIERYGEGGSRKRTRDSCFM; via the exons ATGATAACGAAGGTACCGGAGGGTGATGATTTTCTAAAACCATGCAACCACCAGTTGGATCGTGATACTGAGACTCCGAAAGTGAAGGCTAATTTGAATCACTTACGCATG GATATTGCTTTTGAAAAAGAGTTTATGAAGAGTTTTTCAAGTAATGTTGTTCCGCCCAATGACATTGGTGTTAATTTTGATGACATTGGTGCACTTCAGAATGTTAAAGACGAGTTAAAGGAATTGGTAACTATTCCTTTTAAACGGCCTGAACTCTCTTGCAAGAGGAAATTAACagag GTTTGTAAAGGAATTCTCTTGTATGGACCTCCTGGAACCGGAAAGACTATACTTGCAAAGGCAGTGGCAATGGAAGCTGGTGCTTACTTCATCAACTTCTCAATGTCAAGCATCCCACCTAAG TGGTTTGGTGAGGCTGACAAGTATGTCAAAGCTGTCTTTTCATTGGCCAGTAAAAAAGCTCCTTGCGTTATCTTTGTGGACGAG GTTGACCGCTTGCTAGGCCAAAGAAGAGAAAACCTGAAGGGACAGCAGGCCACACAGGCCACGCTGGAGATAAAAAACGCCTTCATGAAACATTGGGGCCTTCTATTGAAAAAGGAGAAGGACTGTGTTCTGGTTCTTGCAGTCACAAATCGACCTTTTGACCTTGAAGAGACTGTCATTGGACAGTTTTCCCATAG GTTGCTGGTGGGATTACCAGATGTTCAGAGTAGAGCACAGATACTGAGGGTTATACTGAAATATAAAGATCTTGATGGAGTTGCTTGTATGGCTGATGGATATTCTGGAAGCGATCTAAAG AATCTATGTATTAAAGCTTCCCTCCGTCCAATCATGGAATTATATGAGAAGGATAAAAGT GAGCGAGATGCTGCTCTGGCTGAAGGTAAATTTCCTCCAGCTCCGTATGTAAGTTCTGATGTCCGAGCTTTGAACATGCAAGATTTCAGCTACTCATTTGAGGAG GTGTGCTCAAGCGTCTCGTCAGAGTCGGTGGGCATGACGGAGCTTCAACAATGGATCGAACGCTACGGTGAAGGTGGTTCTAGAAAGAGGACGCGAGACAGCTGCTTTATGTAA
- the LOC108853383 gene encoding LOW QUALITY PROTEIN: uncharacterized protein LOC108853383 (The sequence of the model RefSeq protein was modified relative to this genomic sequence to represent the inferred CDS: deleted 2 bases in 1 codon), whose protein sequence is MAPHDLRRPFKRRPISDQQRRRELSLLRQSQHRSDAQQRARNLASSVISLQSSSSSSPDVDPEVLSEPCPTSTTTGHESEPSSFSIRQASSLRGPEARKWFASQLMLPEWMIDVPENLSRDWYVLARPAGKRCFVVSADGTTVSRLRNGSVLHLFPSALPGGARKKGVSGPAQSYSILDCIFHEADQTYYVIDMVCWRGYSLYECTAEFRFFWLQSKLDETGACDPPSFYHKFRFSVVPFYNCDQSGLHSAYTGSSPYVKDGLFFYNKHAHYHTGNTPLVLIWKDERCSQYVIDTDNNGQVPNQQHIVLELQDDGKIVTSDDPPVIVNCLNADFIKQSGLSPGSLVRFAIGDGGLNCVDGKFEKADLQYISVSNRARAFADSYSKIMFQYMARHSPVKIEDLASMISHENQQDKSSEVEMSN, encoded by the exons ATGGCGCCGCATGATCTTCGCCGTCCTTTCAAGCGACGACCTATCTCCGATCAACAGAGACGCAGAGAGCTTTCACTCCTCCGTCAGTCTCAGCACCGCTCCGACGCCCAGCAGCGAGCTCGAAACCTCGCCTCATCCGTCATCTCCCTCCaatcatcctcctcctcctcccccgATGTCGACCCTGAAGTACTATCCGAACCATGCCCGACGTCG ACCACCACCGGACACGAATCGGAACCCAGTAGCTTTAGCATCCGTCAAGCTTCGAGTCTGAGAGGACCCGAGGCTCGCAAGTGGTTCGCGAGCCAGCTTATGTTACCCGAATGGATGATCGACGTTCCTGAGAATCTAAGCAGAGATTG gtATGTGTTAGCGAGACCAGCTGGGAAGCGATGTTTTGTAGTGTCGGCAGATGGAACAACTGTTAGTAGGTTACGTAATGGATCTGTCTTGCACCTTTTTCCTTCTGCGTTGCCTGGTGGTGCTAGGAAGAAAGGTGTTTCCGGTCCAGCACAATCGTATTCAATACTTGATTGTATATTTCACGAG GCGGATCAGACGTATTACGTGATTGATATGGTTTGTTGGAGGGGTTACTCGCTTTACGAATGCACAGCGGAGTTCAGGTTCTTTTGGTTGCAGTCAAAACTTGACGAGACGGGTGCTTGTGATCCGCCTTCTTTTTACCACAAGTTCAGGTTCAGCGTTGTTCCTTTTTATAACTGCGACCAAAGCGGACTTCACTCAGCTTATACGGGATCATCGCCTTATGTCAAGGACGGATTGTTTTTCTATAACAA GCATGCACATTATCATACTGGGAATACTCCGCTGGTGTTGATATGGAAGGATGAGAGGTGTAGTCAGTATGTCATTGATACAGACAACAATGGACAAGTTCCAAACCAACAACAT ATCGTCTTGGAGTTGCAAGATGATGGGAAAATTGTAACGTCAGATGATCCACCCGTCATAGTTAATTGCTTGAATGCAGATTTTATAAAACAG TCAGGACTCTCTCCGGGAAGCCTTGTTCGATTTGCCATAGGCGATGGAGGGTTGAACTGTGTGGATGGTAAATTTGAGAAGGCAGATTTACAATATATCAGTGTGTCAAACCGAGCTCGGGCATTTGCTGATAGCTATTCCAAG ATCATGTTTCAATATATGGCACGACATTCTCCCGTTAAAATTGAAGATCTTGCGTCGATGATTTCACATGAGAACCAACAAGACAAGTCCTCTGAAGTAGAGATGTCAAATTGA
- the LOC108853377 gene encoding 60S ribosomal protein L7a-2, with product MAPKKGVKAVTKKKPEKVTNPLFERRPKQFGIGGALPPKKDLTRYIKWPKSIRLQRQKRILKQRLKVPPALNQFTKTLDKNLATSLLKILLKYRPEDKAAKKERLLKKAQSEAEGKPAESKKPIVVKYGLNHVTYLIEQNKAQLVVIAHDVDPIELVVWLPALCRKMEVPYCIIKGKSRLGAIVHQKTAACLCLTTVKNEDKMEFSKVLEAIKANFNDKYEENRKKWGGGIMGSKSQAKTKAKERVLAKEAAQRMN from the exons ATG GCCCCAAAGAAAGGAGTCAAAGCGGTTACCAAGAAGAAGCCG GAGAAAGTAACAAACCCACTTTTTGAGAGGCGTCCAAAACAGTTTGGAATCGGGGGTGCATTGCCACCGAAGAAGGATCTCACGAGATACATCAAATGGCCAAAGTCCATCCGCCTCCAGAGGCAGAAGCGTATTCTTAAGCAGAGGCTTAAGGTCCCACCAGCACTCAACCAGTTCACCAAGACCCTTGACAAGAACTTAG CAACTTCTCTCTTGAAGATTCTCCTCAAGTATAGGCCTGAGGACAAGGCAGCCAAGAAGGAACGTCTTCTCAAGAAGGCTCAGTCTGAAGCCGAGGGAAAGCCTGCTGAATCGAAGAAGCCAATCGTTGTGAAGTATGGTCTTAACCATGTTACATACCTCATTGAGCAG AACAAGGCGCAACTTGTGGTGATTGCTCATGATGTGGACCCGATTGAGTTGGTTGTCTGGCTGCCTGCACTCTGCAGGAAAATGGAAGTTCCTTACTGCATTATCAAGGGGAAATCAAGATTGGGAGCG ATTGTCCACCAAAAAACAGCAGCTTGCTTGTGTTTGACAACAGTGAAGAACGAAGACAAGATGGAGTTCAGCAAAGTCCTTGAGGCCATTAAG GCAAATTTCAACGACAAGTATGAAGAGAACCGGAAGAAGTGGGGAGGTGGGATAATGGGATCCAAATCACAGGCCAAGACTAAGGCTAAGGAGAGGGTTCTAGCCAAAGAAGCTGCTCAGAGGATGAATTAG
- the LOC108853386 gene encoding protein SINE4-like, whose translation MEEREENPHERLKHKLSELEKVWTAMKDCKNTSAGSCITVEEALKFVESSPRKLMISLQHDQDAGLEAEMRSPYRRKLFHDSDDDDDDGETRTTTFSHSTCWSSNVMKARDNSNKMNKKHEKKNRWSIVCVSVIVIFLWVLVVLINGFVDQLSMNGQINTLIPT comes from the coding sequence ATGGAAGAAAGAGAGGAAAATCCACACGAACGGCTGAAGCATAAGTTGAGTGAGCTTGAGAAAGTATGGACCGCCATGAAAGACTGCAAAAACACATCCGCCGGTTCGTGTATCACCGTGGAAGAAGCTCTTAAGTTCGTTGAAAGCTCTCCAAGGAAGCTGATGATCTCTCTTCAACACGATCAAGATGCAGGTCTAGAGGCAGAGATGAGATCACCCTATAGGAGAAAACTCTTTCACGACtctgacgatgatgatgatgatggtgagaCCAGAACGACAACGTTCTCTCATTCCACTTGTTGGTCTTCGAATGTGATGAAAGCTAGAGATAATAGTAATAAGATGAACAAGAAGCATGAGAAGAAGAATAGATGGAGTATTGTCTGTGTTAGTGTGATTGTTATTTTCTTATGGGTTTTGGTTGTGTTGATCAACGGCTTTGTTGATCAACTCTCCATGAACGGGCAGATCAATACTTTGATTCCTACCTGA